The genomic DNA TGCTGCATGACAAATGCTTATGATGGTGCAAACTTCTTGGCTTGTGCTCGAACCCTCTTTTCATATTCCACTCTGTTTTggctgaaaagagaaagggtAATTATAGCTGGAGCAATCAGAGGCTGTATTACAGAATTAGTTTCATattgaagagaaacagaaatcacTGCTGAAGGCAAACCCATTTGATAGCAATTCACTGAACACTACAATAAATTAAAGGCTTTTCTAGACAAGTATGGTACCATTCAACTGGATACTTCCTGAACACCACCCTTTGTCAAATGATTGCACTTACTTCAATCTGTACTGGGTTTCTTCAAACAGGTTTGCACCTGCTCTTCTCAAGGCCAACTGTACCTCAGGTGCAAACATTCTCTCATTCATCTGAAGTTTTCTACTCCCCACTCACATTAACAACAAATTCCGGTATCCTAACAGCACAAAGTGAGGAGACCAGTTCACTAGCAGCTGGTGGACTTCATATGACTTTAAATGATCATCTTTACTGCTTTGGAGAGAGAACGGAAACACTCctaagaaacaggaaaatgatAATGGTGTGGGAATTTTAGCCTTTATCTCTACAGACCCTGACTCACAGATTCAGGTTTATCCTGATCTTCAGTTGCCAAAAAAAACTAGTTCAACATAGCTAAGTGTAGCATACTTGCTACAGATTGATTAAACAAGCAAATACTACTTGAGGGAACTATGTCCAGTCACTAAGCCTCAGACTCAAGATGTAAAAGGGcaagttctttgttttctgttcttgtgCCAACAACAGATAGTAGTAGCATAGTGAAGCATCCATTTACATTCAGGTGTCCATTTTTTATTAGGTGTCGGAAGTATCAGTTGAGCTAAACAAAAATTTGTAACCATTACTCTTCTACCAGAGGTAGTTTAGAGTGACTAGATTTTGCAGACAGCTTTGCCGTAAAGTTAACTTATTTTCAGCTATGAAGGCttgctgcagtgaaaaacaaaaaaggaaaaaaaaggcagcaaattaTATCCTCAGAACTTGACAGAtatgggggggtggggggaaagaagaaatgaaaccaATTTTGGTCGCATGCAATGAACAATTGCCGGCAAAGAGATTGAAGATACTCTCTTCTCATGCACACATTTACAAACTTTATTCTACATCTCTTCTCTAAGTTAAGATTGCATTGTCACACGAGAACATAGCCTAGCTGTTAAGTCTCGCACCCATAGAATCCACGCAGAAGAATGCCTTCCATAGCAGACCCTGAATGCCTACAGCAGAGGAGGAAGTAGGTTAGCACATTAGGAGTGCTAAAGTTACTGAACAACAGTACCAAAGGAATCCTGAGAGCATTCTTATTTTGAATACAACTCTTACTCTTAAAACTTTAACAACTTGACTAAAGACATCTACATAAACAATGCTGCATCTTCCGCAGTATTTATCAACTACGCTAACATTACGACGCGCGCACAATCCTGCTCTGTTTAACTTCTACCAGATATTCACTAAGTAGCAAGAGAGGCGTACACTCAGACTGCAGAATAATAGTAACCCATCTGAAACACTCTGTATGTCCACGAGACATGAAGAGGATAAATGGGAGACTATATATACTCGAAGTAACAAAAATCATGTAATATTTTAAGctcaacagatttttttccccccccggAAGCACTTAAAGCAGAAACAAGACTAGCCAAGACTGGTTTTGTACATACATGCATGTGGGAGGTGATTACGAAAAATAGAACACAGACTATGTATACATGTATAGAAGTATACTATTGAGGCCCGCCTCATCATTCCTGGCTCCTATAACTGTGGCCACTTAACTGTCTTCCATATGCACTCAACTCCATCAAACCTTCAgtaagtactttaaaaaaaataacactgtgAAGCCATTAATTAAATGCAAGCCACACTACCCACCCCTATGTCTCCTTTTTAACTAGGACCCTATAAAAAACCATTTCCTAACATAGCTTGCATGTGCAGTCacataaaacattatttttcaaacttgGCACTCTCCTGGAGGCCTCTTCTGTCCAGAATGGTAATTCCACATTTCCATCTCAGTTATCATTTCAGTAGCTGCCAGTGCCaaaagcatttgtttaaaatgttttggttcCCTAAAGATTATAGAACAGATATTCATTTTTAATAGTGTAAAACTGTTAAGATtaagcctaaaaaaaaaaaacaaaaaaaaaaaccccaaacccaaaaagtCTCTTTAGCTCACAAATTATCCCCTTTCCTAATCAATGCAAAGTTCAATCTGCTAAAGTTCCAGGCATTATACTTTACATCTGTAAAGCTCCATCTGTACTTTACAaccttttcttttggaagatGTAGTTTTCCCAAAATGCCATGTTTCCCACAGTGACCACAGCTCTCCTTTATCCTTCAGGCACAAGTAAGTGCTTAAAGGTACACACTACTTGGCAGAAGTAAGTTACTCCTGTACTGACGAATGTGGCTTGTCATGTAattcagtctcctcttctcctggtCTCATGACACCATTATGCCTCATTGTTACTATTCAGCCTTTAAGAGAAAGGACTCTGTTGGGCTAGAACCAGGATGAAAATCGTGATATAAGGAGTCTTCACACTTTATTGCTGTTGCTTTGCTATTAAAAGCTCCACTAGACTAATAGCCATGAAGTTACCATTTTGTTCAAGTTTAGCACAATCTAGGCATCTCCACAGAATACAGTCACGAAAGTAAGAAAATTCCCCTGGTCATTCCTAAAAACATTTGCATGTTAATACTACAAGTAACAGAGAACTGTAGGCAACAGGACAGCTTTCAAGCTGATATGCAAAGATACTTACCAGTAAATTGTGTAAGCCTCTGCTTGAGCTGGGTCTTGAATATTTGGTTCATTTAGAAGTTCTTGTATTCCTAACAAGATCTATGgataaagaaacagaagtaaCATAGGCCTATATTATGGATATTACTATTAAGAGATTCAGTGAAAAACCCTTAGAAACCAATTACTGGAACACACAGTGAACATCTTATATTTGCATCGGATaagcaagcaaagcaaaagtgTTAAGAATATGTCTAAGTACAACTAATGACCTGTTTAATTGTGATTGCTGGCCGCCAGTCTTTATCCTCCTCTAAGATGGAGAGACACACGGTGCCTGAAGGATACACGTTTGGGTGGAATAATGGTGGTTCAAATTTACCTGATGAAGAAGAGGCAATTACTAGCATACAGTGCTAAGAGGAAGATCAGAGAGTTGGGTTAGATCAGtaggggaaaacaaaacccaaaaacccccaaaccaacacTGGCAAAAGACCCCCAACCcccaaataaaaccccacagatCTCTGGCGCTATTAATACCACTTTTCTTCTTGGCTCAGCCCATGCCTAAAGCAGGAACTCCATCACATGTGGATGTGATCTGTGATATCAATCCAGGCAATCCAACATTGTCTTTTTGACTGGTAATCTTTTGGTTTAGGAATGGAAACTGACAAAGTAATTTGTAGTAGCTTTGTGATAAagaccttttaaaaacaattctgaCTTTTCAGCCTCACACACTACTACGTAAAGGAAAGATACTACCCTTCGCtcatcttttctctcctcactttgaaatactgaaacttTCATACACAGAAGACTTAAGTTCtaacattttttcagtttcatatttTCCTATGTATAATCAAGATGTACTGAACAAGAGGAACCAAGTTTAAATTATAAGACTAACTGAAGGCTTGTGCAGCTTTCCTTCCACCACTCAATCTCTATTCTGGCATTTCTTTAAATCTTTACAAGACTTAAATGCAACAGCCAGCATCTCGAGTAAAGTAATGAACACGCCCTCCTGCAATACATGAAATATCTACATATTACTGCAGTTTTCTAATCCTTCTGACATTGCAAGTATTCACAAGACATAACAGTCTTGCTGCCCAATCAAGTTCAGGACTACTTCAGAAGCTGCATCGGTAGGGAGTCTTATCAGTCACATATACATCTTATTTTAAAGCATGACAATTCCTTTAACACTGTCAGGATGTGAAAACTGGTATTTCTTGGGAAAACAAtgtgaaatgttttcagttaaaaGAGATGTTTCCCCTGTGTTACATGTATTTAGGTGGCAACAAACAAAAGGAGTAGCCAGGAGTTGACAGAGCTGAAATAACGCTAATGTGATTAAGAGATGAATTGCTGTCAAAAGACTGATTTGTAATCGCTGTCATTGATTTGAGATGGTAGCCAATTCAAGAACCAAGAAACCGTGCATGGCAATAGATGTTCTCAGGTTTCTATAATAGGTAAGTTTGAAATGGAATAAGGAAAAGTCAGTTCAAAAACTTAATAGGGAAATTAGGTATCTGAAGATCTGTTATACACAGTAGCAGAAATAGAACAGATTAATGTTTTAGAGCAAGTCGATTAAAGGGTTCAAGTTATAGAACacttttttccaaatttctgtcttctgttctCAGCACAGAAGACCAATTTAACAGGAAGAACATGCATAGGGATTTAGTCTAAGCATGCCTACATACTAGTTTCCAAGGAGTGCTGATAATGCAGTGAAAACGTCAAGCGATGCTTTTGTCAAACTTTGAGGTAACCCACACAGCAatctccctcccctcccaatTTTAATATATCGAGCACTCAGCTGATTTCATCACAACTTTCTGAATGCAAAGTGGGTGAGGAAAGAACAACAAGGAATGcgcctttaaaaaaaaaccccaaatcaaccAAAACTGTAAGAAAGCAGTAACTATTTGTAAGAACCTCATGGATTAAAATTCAACACTGTTCTAATAAACCTGTGGTTTTCAGTAATTTTACTTACATTTTGGGGGTGAAGAAGGGTAGTCATCCTTGAAAAGCATCCGTAGTTTAAATAAGCCTCCTTCCCACGGTGTCTGTAAAAAGTTAGTGTTTCAGTTACAGCAAGGAAAAGTCAAAATTGTGGAAAAAAGCTTaccaaaaatacagtttctcaGGCAAAGCACAAGACATTCTTCTGCTACACAGTAGAAAATAGCTGTCCTGCACTGTAGCACACTGTCCAGATCACGGTAAGCTATCCTACCTATACAAGAAGCTGAAGTGGAAAGGAAGGGGTTCCTTTCTTCATTACAACTAGTAAGTGATGCCAAGTCATCAACAGAGTCAGGATCATCACCAAAAATTCcatataaaagtaaaattttcatacatacatacatacataagAACAGAATACTTCTGAAGTTTTACGTGATACACATACAATGAAGAAGGGGCTGTTGTACCCCCACTTAAGTTTGAGAAGATAGGATATGGATACACCCTTTAAGCATGTGAATGTAAATGGCTTCTATTGTGCCTTATGAGAATGTGACTaataaaaccacaaacaaactaaaaatgtCGACAGCACTGTAGTAGTACTGCTACAGTTAATGAGATTCACTAGTCTAAACTAACCCTGCCTGCGTTTGGTAGAATGTAGTCTTAAGGATTTAATCTTTCTGTATAACAAGAAATTGTAAGAAGCACTTTATCCCTATCCAAAATGGGCAAGAGCATGACAGGAGCAGTTCCCATGACACAGAGCAAACCAAATAAGACAACACTACTCAAAAGAGTCatgtaaacaagaaaaaacatctagcaataaagaaaaatactgtctcaaatatacaaaatatgtaaacaaaggaaaaaaacccattttctgaaaaactgagcTCTGCTAAGAAGTGTAGAAATACAGAGAAGATTATTATAGCTGTAAAATTCAGACCACTTCTCTGTAACTTGCCCTTGCTATGGAAACTTGCTATGCAATGAAAGTAAATGTTGGATTGATTCTTTAAAACAACTGGAGTAAAGATGGTCTAACATCTTAAGAACAAAACTGATCAAATCTCCTCACAGACAGAGAGATACGACCATTTTAGAAGGCAATTCTTAATTATTTCCTATCTGAATTATGTGATTTTTAGCTGAAcgaaaaacaaaacaaaacacccaaaaaacccacatgaaaagagaaaaatcactcCATTGTCATTGGTATTCATTATGCAAAGTTTCAAGCtagaacaggaagaaaaacatgctaGGAATTAATAAGATAACACATTTCCAGAAGTGAGTGAGTTTAATTATATTTGCTATAGTGTACTTAAAGAACTCACTCTAAATTGCTGTAGTCAGTTGTCAACAACTAGAAAAATCTATTCTCTATATCTTCTCAGAGGAGTTCCTTTTTAGAAAATATGAGCTTTTTGATAGAATAAACTTTAcctattttgtttgctttcgCTCACAAAGGAAGACAAATAGCTTTTAATAATTTACACAGAAGAACAGAAGGTGAAGTTTTTATCATGCTTCTGATAGAGCAACATACCTTATGGGTGAAAGACAGAAGACACTCAAAAGCCTTACTAAGGCTAACAGTATGACAGCAGTATCACGACCATATTGCATTATGGGACGAGTTGCAGATGTTTTCTGAGTCAAATTTTAGGTAGTTAACAAGTGATTTGCTGTCAAAAGAGTCAACAGAGTATCCAACCCAGGACTAACACCACTTCAGTATTTCATCTGGCTGACAAGAAAGCATTTTGATGGTTTCAACTACTCATCTCAGGGGAAGCAGCTGCAGTATAGGATGCCTCCAAACATAAAGGCCATAGAGAGCAACTGCTTGGTCTGGTAGAGATGAGCAAGTCATGCTGCTTCTTGTTAAATataatcttttaaatttttagcaGGAATCACATCAACATGATCTTTTCCTGGTCTTCTAGTAGACGTGAAGCTGGCTTTAAGGCCTTGTTTGCTCCATTTTGTGGTTGACAAAACTTCTAAGCAATGGCATGAAGATTCTGTATGGCATAAAATTTTTACCTAAGTATTTAAAGGTGACATCTTGATAAGGTGCATAAACTGTTATGGGGGATAATCTTGTTTTGGCAGAACACAAGGGTTTGAGTTTTTCCCTTACACTGTGTTAGATTATTTGTTGGTGCTTCTTTAAGAAGTAACTTAAGCTGTGTGCAGACAACTACCAAAACTAAGTTGTAACCGTAACAGCAACGTTCAGCATTCAACTAAGGCAGTAGCACAGAACCTGCAGGTTTTGCCTACGCACACAGTCTTCTCAGACTTTAAGAAACAAGATCATAAGGGTATTTAAGCAAATTGGCAAGAGGCAATAGAAAAGGCAAGGCAAAAAAAGTCCCATACCGAAGGCCTGAAAGaattaaaacccccaaataatTAACAGTAGTATTTCAGAAGAAgcaagaagaagcagaagacaACCTCCAGTTTGTTCAGTGCAAGACCCTTAAAACACTCCTCTGAAAACTCGTTTTCTTAAGGTGCTAAGTGCCAACAGCTGAACAGGCTTATGGTGTACTTTGTCCAATATTCCTAGTCTACAGCACTTTTAATTCTAAAGAAGAAGCAGGATACAAGCTTTTATTAAACTACACATAAGTCAAATTCTCAATTGTCCATGTAATGCATAAGCAACTTACGTTACTTTCCACCAGAAGTGAGAAGTTAGGAGAACAGTAAGTCTTACCCCTTTCTTTCCTGGAATAGCACACTCCCAGTTCATTAGATTCATTGTGCCATCTGGATTTTTTGTAGGTACTGCTACAAATCCCTGATTTAAGGCAAAAAGACATAGGGTGAGGATTTTAGAAGATATACTTAAAATACTTCATGATACATTTTATCTTTACACAAAGTTACTTCTTTTTGCACTACCTcgttttaaaaagctttttttttttttttttaatttaaaaatattaattaattatttttttttaaatcctatcAGGGTAAAGAAAAGAATCATCACCGGAACACTGAAACAACTGCAGAGTCAGAAATTTGGCAGTTCTCATACTTACAAATGGATGatcttttctccaggcttttctctcctgtgcaAGTCTGCTAAGAGCTATGCCAGACATATTCAGAGTCCCTCTAAAACAAAAGTAGTTGCTGTTAGTATATACTTTTACTTATAGTGTAAACAACACATTATGTGTTTATAAGCCCTGCTCACTCAAGAATTATTTTGACCTCTGATTTTCACTTCAATAACCAAGACGCACGTTTTTGCACAACCTGCAGAATTTATCATCGGGAATAACATCACGTTTCCCCATGCCATCAAGCTTTTAGTTACTGGACTTAACCTACAAAATTCCATCCTTACCGTATTGCTTTATATTTGGACCCTTAGAGGCAACTTTGACAGTATCTTGACAACAGAAACACTATTAGTAATGGAAAAAGTGCTCAGACTTCCTATTCATGCAACTGATACACACTCCGTTTATCTCCTTCCTACACCACATCGGCTATGGCTTTCTTCTGTAGGCAAACGCCTGCATTTCTGGCAAATGGGAATAAGAAATGTTACTTTTAGGGTAAATTCCCATTGAAAGCCAGTATTCCACACAAAAGCAACACAGGCACAGAATTTAACAAAGTCATCTCAGTTTTGCAGTGATGCCACTATAAAACTTCTAGACaacagcaggaacaggcagcaacacagAAGTGAGCCAAGTAAGAGCCAGCGGCTCCTTGCACAAGACAGATTTTCAATTCCAGTATAAACTACAGAATATTTCTGCACCTTCACTGCCTTAAGAACAGCCAAGCATGGTGACCATGactacagaaaaaatatgcagagCACAGGTCATTCACTACTGCATCACACAGAACAGTTCTAGATAGGATGATTGCACGAGTGGCACTTTCAAATTCAGGGGAGGATTCTCCATTCACCCAGAACACTACTCAAAGCgagagtttatttttcattgtcaaACTGTATCTAAACTCAGGGTTTCACTACCCACATTGTCAAATTCCAATGAAGGTTTTTAATCCTCCTCATACCTGCACTTctacacattttaaataagaGCTGATAATTGGCAGTGGGAGAATTCAGGGCAATTTGTTCCCAACCCCACATGCACCTAACAAGCCTTTTTAACAGCAGAAGAGTAGAATGCTTCCACTTAACAAGCTCACAGAATGAATGAAAGCAGTGTTACCACTCtattaaaacaaacacttgTACACTGGTAAAGAATTATGCAAAATTTCATAACCTCTATATATGTTGATTACTTAAAAGAAGTACTGCAGTCTACTACTATTATAAGCATATGAATGGTAGATCTTTAAAAACACCAGATTAAGCAATTTATGCAGTTCCTTAGGataacatgtattttaaatctgttcttccagcttttttcttttttcccccaagccAGTTTTGCCTGGATGGCCATATTCCCTAATTCACCTTCAGAGTAGCAACTAAATTAATGTCAgataaagctttttaaaagggACAATTCACACTCAGTGAACATGCACATACATAAAAACATTCCTATATTCAGTCCAATTTTCCTCTAGTATTCCCAACACATACACCTGTATCTTAATTATGGCAGAAGACTTGCAGGACTTAGTGAGTGTGTACACATGACTTCAGATTTGAGTCTGTTCACATGCAGGAAATGCAGGGCCATTGAAAAAGATACCagtggaacaaaaaaaaaaaaaccaaaaacccaaaaaaccaacaataaaTCAAAGgcaaccaaaaaacccaaaaaaactcTCCCTTAACCAAATTATACAGGGAATAATTCTTAAAATGTTGTGAGCCCACGCCCTTGCAAGAGATGCAAAGGAACTGAATATACAGCTGAATTTCAGCTGTACTTTTGGTACCTCGTGATCCACTATACTAATACTAACCTTCCCATCATAGGATGAGAAAACCATTCCTGAGTATAAACCATCCAAATATTCTTACATAGTTCGCTAAACCCAGTTACCTTTTCTGCCAAAAGACACATTACAGGATGCTTTCAAATACATTAATTCCATTTCCTGTGGCTAATAGCCAATTAATTACAACATGCACCTCAAGGGAAATGCCAGTTTCTCTTTGGGTAAATAAACAGTGTATCTCCTGCACAGCATCACTAATCAAGTAACTTCTcaagtaattgaaaaaaatcctgtgttttCAGGCCACACATCCTGCTTACTCTTGTTACACACTATACTGTGCCCTactacattaaatatttttcttatgttctACAAATAGCTTTCCAAATCTTGAGGCGTTGGACTTAGTTAAGCACTGACAGGCTACATCCAAAGTTTCAGTGTATATGAGAGATGACAGGCTTCACGTATGTGGTTTCCACAGGCTTCAGTTACACTGATGAGAGCAGACAAGCATCTAAAACCTCATCAGTCTAccagaaaataaagattataCAAAGAAGACTGAAAGCCCATTTCAAAAAACTAAGATCCCATTAGTTAAGCATCCCCTCAAAAGCAATCTTCTACAAATCTGCTAACAAACTGGCAATATATACTCTCTATATCCCAATCTATTTATGCGCTACATCATCCGAAAGAATTTTGCACCAGAGGAAGTCTGTTCAATCCTACCTTGCACATGCCACAAAAGTCCAAGAGACCAGTCTTCACGTTTTGCTTGACAGTAATCCCCAGACCTACCCCATTAAGAGGTAGTAACATACCTTTTACTGCCATCGACCCAGAAAGTTAACAGAAACTTCCAAATTTACTCAGTAGCTTGCCTTTACTGCTGTTACTGCCTACTttagaaaaaggacaaaataaaaccatcaaGCTCACCACAGATGCAAACCTTTGTGTCCCATTACAGAATATCTTACCCATTTACACCCTCTGATGGGCTGGAACAACCTACTTCCACACACAAAATGCATGTCTTGCAAAGAATCGTTCCCGTGCCACAGACAAGTCTCTAAATACATCGACAATATGCTCTTTGAGGTTCAAGAACTTTCGGTACAACTTACTGATTccaagcagcaagaaaaaaaacccaaaacgtTAGGACGGCTAGCCTCGCATTTTTACTCTGTAG from Corvus cornix cornix isolate S_Up_H32 chromosome 14, ASM73873v5, whole genome shotgun sequence includes the following:
- the UBE2I gene encoding SUMO-conjugating enzyme UBC9, which produces MSGIALSRLAQERKAWRKDHPFGFVAVPTKNPDGTMNLMNWECAIPGKKGTPWEGGLFKLRMLFKDDYPSSPPKCKFEPPLFHPNVYPSGTVCLSILEEDKDWRPAITIKQILLGIQELLNEPNIQDPAQAEAYTIYCQNRVEYEKRVRAQAKKFAPS